Proteins from a genomic interval of Salmo trutta chromosome 39, fSalTru1.1, whole genome shotgun sequence:
- the LOC115179377 gene encoding poly(rC)-binding protein 3 isoform X2 has product MEPPKVQQPGEGGLNVTLTIRLLMHGKEVGSIIGKKGETVKKMREEVSASGARINISEGNCPERIVTITGPTDAIFKAFAMIAYKFEEDIINSMSNSPATSKPPVTLRLVVPASQCGSLIGKGGSKIKEMRESTGAQVQVAGDMLPNSTERAVTISGAPEAIIQCVKQICVVMLESPPKGATIPYRPKPASTPVIFSGGQVRADPLGASTANLSLLLQHQPLPAYTIQGQYAIPHPDLCCPSYPPQQLTKLHQLAMQQTPFNPLGQTTPAFPGLDASNQASTHELTIPNDLIGCIIGRQGTKINEIRQMSGAQIKIANAMEGSSERQITITGTPANISLAQYLINARFRDVAAMWNDPSSMTTS; this is encoded by the exons ATGGAACCACCCAAGGTGCAGCAGCCAGGCGAAGGAGGCCTCAACGTTACCCTCACCATCAGGCTTCTGATGCACGGCAAG GAGGTTGGAAGCATCATTGGAAAG AAAGGAGAGACAGTGAAGAAGATGCGTGAAGAGGTAAGTGCA AGCGGTGCACGCATCAACATCTCTGAGGGAAACTGCCCAGAGAGGATAGTTACCATCACCGGACCCACAGATGCCATCTTCAAGGCCTTCGCCATGATCGCATACAAGTTTGAAGAG GATATAATCAACTCTATGAGCAACAGTCCAGCCACCAGCAAGCCCCCTGTCACTCTGCGTCTGGTGGTCCCAGCCAGCCAATGTGGCTCCCTCATAGGGAAAGGAGGCTCCAAGATCAAAGAAATGAGAGAG TCCACAGGTGCTCAGGTACAGGTCGCAGGGGACATGCTGCCCAACTCCACTGAACGAGCAGTCACCATCTCAGGAGCCCCGGAAGCCATTATCCAGTGTGTCAAGCAGATCTGTGTTGTCATGCTAGAG TCCCCACCGAAAGGTGCCACTATCCCCTACCGCCCCAAGCCTGCCTCCACCCCCGTCATTTTTTCAGGTGGCCAGGTAAGAGCCGACCCGCTGGGGGCCTCCACTGCCAACCTCAGCCTCTTACTGCAGCACCAGCCACTGCCT GCTTACACCATTCAGGGACAATACGCCATCCCTCACCCTGAC CTCTGCTGTCCCTCCTACCCCCCTCAGCAGTTGACCAAGCTCCACCAGTTGGCTATGCAGCAAACCCCCTTTAATCCCCTTGGACAGACCACCCCTGCCTTCCCCG GTCTGGATGCCAGTAACCAGGCCAGTACTCATGAACTCACCATTCCCAATGAT CTAATAGGCTGCATAATCGGGCGCCAGGGAACCAAAATCAACGAGATCCGTCAGATGTCTGGGGCGCAGATCAAAATTGCTAACGCCATGGAAGGGTCATCGGAGCGCCAGATCACCATCACAGGAACCCCCGCCAACATCAGCCTGGCCCAGTACCTCATCAACGCAAG GTTCAGAGACGTGGCGGCCATGTGGAATGACCCATCCTCCATGACGACATCCTAA
- the LOC115179377 gene encoding poly(rC)-binding protein 3 isoform X3: protein MEPPKVQQPGEGGLNVTLTIRLLMHGKEVGSIIGKKGETVKKMREESGARINISEGNCPERIVTITGPTDAIFKAFAMIAYKFEEDIINSMSNSPATSKPPVTLRLVVPASQCGSLIGKGGSKIKEMRESTGAQVQVAGDMLPNSTERAVTISGAPEAIIQCVKQICVVMLESPPKGATIPYRPKPASTPVIFSGGQVRADPLGASTANLSLLLQHQPLPAYTIQGQYAIPHPDLCCPSYPPQQLTKLHQLAMQQTPFNPLGQTTPAFPAGLDASNQASTHELTIPNDLIGCIIGRQGTKINEIRQMSGAQIKIANAMEGSSERQITITGTPANISLAQYLINARFRDVAAMWNDPSSMTTS, encoded by the exons ATGGAACCACCCAAGGTGCAGCAGCCAGGCGAAGGAGGCCTCAACGTTACCCTCACCATCAGGCTTCTGATGCACGGCAAG GAGGTTGGAAGCATCATTGGAAAG AAAGGAGAGACAGTGAAGAAGATGCGTGAAGAG AGCGGTGCACGCATCAACATCTCTGAGGGAAACTGCCCAGAGAGGATAGTTACCATCACCGGACCCACAGATGCCATCTTCAAGGCCTTCGCCATGATCGCATACAAGTTTGAAGAG GATATAATCAACTCTATGAGCAACAGTCCAGCCACCAGCAAGCCCCCTGTCACTCTGCGTCTGGTGGTCCCAGCCAGCCAATGTGGCTCCCTCATAGGGAAAGGAGGCTCCAAGATCAAAGAAATGAGAGAG TCCACAGGTGCTCAGGTACAGGTCGCAGGGGACATGCTGCCCAACTCCACTGAACGAGCAGTCACCATCTCAGGAGCCCCGGAAGCCATTATCCAGTGTGTCAAGCAGATCTGTGTTGTCATGCTAGAG TCCCCACCGAAAGGTGCCACTATCCCCTACCGCCCCAAGCCTGCCTCCACCCCCGTCATTTTTTCAGGTGGCCAGGTAAGAGCCGACCCGCTGGGGGCCTCCACTGCCAACCTCAGCCTCTTACTGCAGCACCAGCCACTGCCT GCTTACACCATTCAGGGACAATACGCCATCCCTCACCCTGAC CTCTGCTGTCCCTCCTACCCCCCTCAGCAGTTGACCAAGCTCCACCAGTTGGCTATGCAGCAAACCCCCTTTAATCCCCTTGGACAGACCACCCCTGCCTTCCCCG CAGGTCTGGATGCCAGTAACCAGGCCAGTACTCATGAACTCACCATTCCCAATGAT CTAATAGGCTGCATAATCGGGCGCCAGGGAACCAAAATCAACGAGATCCGTCAGATGTCTGGGGCGCAGATCAAAATTGCTAACGCCATGGAAGGGTCATCGGAGCGCCAGATCACCATCACAGGAACCCCCGCCAACATCAGCCTGGCCCAGTACCTCATCAACGCAAG GTTCAGAGACGTGGCGGCCATGTGGAATGACCCATCCTCCATGACGACATCCTAA
- the LOC115179377 gene encoding poly(rC)-binding protein 3 isoform X20: protein MEPPKVQQPGEGGLNVTLTIRLLMHGKEVGSIIGKKGETVKKMREEVSASGARINISEGNCPERIVTITGPTDAIFKAFAMIAYKFEEDIINSMSNSPATSKPPVTLRLVVPASQCGSLIGKGGSKIKEMRESTGAQVQVAGDMLPNSTERAVTISGAPEAIIQCVKQICVVMLESPPKGATIPYRPKPASTPVIFSGGQVRADPLGASTANLSLLLQHQPLPAYTIQGQYAIPHPDLCCPSYPPQQLTKLHQLAMQQTPFNPLGQTTPAFPAGLDASNQASTHELTIPNDAA, encoded by the exons ATGGAACCACCCAAGGTGCAGCAGCCAGGCGAAGGAGGCCTCAACGTTACCCTCACCATCAGGCTTCTGATGCACGGCAAG GAGGTTGGAAGCATCATTGGAAAG AAAGGAGAGACAGTGAAGAAGATGCGTGAAGAGGTAAGTGCA AGCGGTGCACGCATCAACATCTCTGAGGGAAACTGCCCAGAGAGGATAGTTACCATCACCGGACCCACAGATGCCATCTTCAAGGCCTTCGCCATGATCGCATACAAGTTTGAAGAG GATATAATCAACTCTATGAGCAACAGTCCAGCCACCAGCAAGCCCCCTGTCACTCTGCGTCTGGTGGTCCCAGCCAGCCAATGTGGCTCCCTCATAGGGAAAGGAGGCTCCAAGATCAAAGAAATGAGAGAG TCCACAGGTGCTCAGGTACAGGTCGCAGGGGACATGCTGCCCAACTCCACTGAACGAGCAGTCACCATCTCAGGAGCCCCGGAAGCCATTATCCAGTGTGTCAAGCAGATCTGTGTTGTCATGCTAGAG TCCCCACCGAAAGGTGCCACTATCCCCTACCGCCCCAAGCCTGCCTCCACCCCCGTCATTTTTTCAGGTGGCCAGGTAAGAGCCGACCCGCTGGGGGCCTCCACTGCCAACCTCAGCCTCTTACTGCAGCACCAGCCACTGCCT GCTTACACCATTCAGGGACAATACGCCATCCCTCACCCTGAC CTCTGCTGTCCCTCCTACCCCCCTCAGCAGTTGACCAAGCTCCACCAGTTGGCTATGCAGCAAACCCCCTTTAATCCCCTTGGACAGACCACCCCTGCCTTCCCCG CAGGTCTGGATGCCAGTAACCAGGCCAGTACTCATGAACTCACCATTCCCAATGAT GCTGCATAA
- the LOC115179377 gene encoding poly(rC)-binding protein 3 isoform X1: protein MEPPKVQQPGEGGLNVTLTIRLLMHGKEVGSIIGKKGETVKKMREEVSASGARINISEGNCPERIVTITGPTDAIFKAFAMIAYKFEEDIINSMSNSPATSKPPVTLRLVVPASQCGSLIGKGGSKIKEMRESTGAQVQVAGDMLPNSTERAVTISGAPEAIIQCVKQICVVMLESPPKGATIPYRPKPASTPVIFSGGQVRADPLGASTANLSLLLQHQPLPAYTIQGQYAIPHPDLCCPSYPPQQLTKLHQLAMQQTPFNPLGQTTPAFPAGLDASNQASTHELTIPNDLIGCIIGRQGTKINEIRQMSGAQIKIANAMEGSSERQITITGTPANISLAQYLINARFRDVAAMWNDPSSMTTS, encoded by the exons ATGGAACCACCCAAGGTGCAGCAGCCAGGCGAAGGAGGCCTCAACGTTACCCTCACCATCAGGCTTCTGATGCACGGCAAG GAGGTTGGAAGCATCATTGGAAAG AAAGGAGAGACAGTGAAGAAGATGCGTGAAGAGGTAAGTGCA AGCGGTGCACGCATCAACATCTCTGAGGGAAACTGCCCAGAGAGGATAGTTACCATCACCGGACCCACAGATGCCATCTTCAAGGCCTTCGCCATGATCGCATACAAGTTTGAAGAG GATATAATCAACTCTATGAGCAACAGTCCAGCCACCAGCAAGCCCCCTGTCACTCTGCGTCTGGTGGTCCCAGCCAGCCAATGTGGCTCCCTCATAGGGAAAGGAGGCTCCAAGATCAAAGAAATGAGAGAG TCCACAGGTGCTCAGGTACAGGTCGCAGGGGACATGCTGCCCAACTCCACTGAACGAGCAGTCACCATCTCAGGAGCCCCGGAAGCCATTATCCAGTGTGTCAAGCAGATCTGTGTTGTCATGCTAGAG TCCCCACCGAAAGGTGCCACTATCCCCTACCGCCCCAAGCCTGCCTCCACCCCCGTCATTTTTTCAGGTGGCCAGGTAAGAGCCGACCCGCTGGGGGCCTCCACTGCCAACCTCAGCCTCTTACTGCAGCACCAGCCACTGCCT GCTTACACCATTCAGGGACAATACGCCATCCCTCACCCTGAC CTCTGCTGTCCCTCCTACCCCCCTCAGCAGTTGACCAAGCTCCACCAGTTGGCTATGCAGCAAACCCCCTTTAATCCCCTTGGACAGACCACCCCTGCCTTCCCCG CAGGTCTGGATGCCAGTAACCAGGCCAGTACTCATGAACTCACCATTCCCAATGAT CTAATAGGCTGCATAATCGGGCGCCAGGGAACCAAAATCAACGAGATCCGTCAGATGTCTGGGGCGCAGATCAAAATTGCTAACGCCATGGAAGGGTCATCGGAGCGCCAGATCACCATCACAGGAACCCCCGCCAACATCAGCCTGGCCCAGTACCTCATCAACGCAAG GTTCAGAGACGTGGCGGCCATGTGGAATGACCCATCCTCCATGACGACATCCTAA
- the LOC115179377 gene encoding poly(rC)-binding protein 3 isoform X12, with protein sequence MEPPKVQQPGEGGLNVTLTIRLLMHGKEVGSIIGKKGETVKKMREEVSASGARINISEGNCPERIVTITGPTDAIFKAFAMIAYKFEEDIINSMSNSPATSKPPVTLRLVVPASQCGSLIGKGGSKIKEMRESTGAQVQVAGDMLPNSTERAVTISGAPEAIIQCVKQICVVMLESPPKGATIPYRPKPASTPVIFSGGQAYTIQGQYAIPHPDLCCPSYPPQQLTKLHQLAMQQTPFNPLGQTTPAFPAGLDASNQASTHELTIPNDLIGCIIGRQGTKINEIRQMSGAQIKIANAMEGSSERQITITGTPANISLAQYLINARFRDVAAMWNDPSSMTTS encoded by the exons ATGGAACCACCCAAGGTGCAGCAGCCAGGCGAAGGAGGCCTCAACGTTACCCTCACCATCAGGCTTCTGATGCACGGCAAG GAGGTTGGAAGCATCATTGGAAAG AAAGGAGAGACAGTGAAGAAGATGCGTGAAGAGGTAAGTGCA AGCGGTGCACGCATCAACATCTCTGAGGGAAACTGCCCAGAGAGGATAGTTACCATCACCGGACCCACAGATGCCATCTTCAAGGCCTTCGCCATGATCGCATACAAGTTTGAAGAG GATATAATCAACTCTATGAGCAACAGTCCAGCCACCAGCAAGCCCCCTGTCACTCTGCGTCTGGTGGTCCCAGCCAGCCAATGTGGCTCCCTCATAGGGAAAGGAGGCTCCAAGATCAAAGAAATGAGAGAG TCCACAGGTGCTCAGGTACAGGTCGCAGGGGACATGCTGCCCAACTCCACTGAACGAGCAGTCACCATCTCAGGAGCCCCGGAAGCCATTATCCAGTGTGTCAAGCAGATCTGTGTTGTCATGCTAGAG TCCCCACCGAAAGGTGCCACTATCCCCTACCGCCCCAAGCCTGCCTCCACCCCCGTCATTTTTTCAGGTGGCCAG GCTTACACCATTCAGGGACAATACGCCATCCCTCACCCTGAC CTCTGCTGTCCCTCCTACCCCCCTCAGCAGTTGACCAAGCTCCACCAGTTGGCTATGCAGCAAACCCCCTTTAATCCCCTTGGACAGACCACCCCTGCCTTCCCCG CAGGTCTGGATGCCAGTAACCAGGCCAGTACTCATGAACTCACCATTCCCAATGAT CTAATAGGCTGCATAATCGGGCGCCAGGGAACCAAAATCAACGAGATCCGTCAGATGTCTGGGGCGCAGATCAAAATTGCTAACGCCATGGAAGGGTCATCGGAGCGCCAGATCACCATCACAGGAACCCCCGCCAACATCAGCCTGGCCCAGTACCTCATCAACGCAAG GTTCAGAGACGTGGCGGCCATGTGGAATGACCCATCCTCCATGACGACATCCTAA
- the LOC115179377 gene encoding poly(rC)-binding protein 3 isoform X18 yields the protein MEPPKVQQPGEGGLNVTLTIRLLMHGKEVGSIIGKKGETVKKMREESGARINISEGNCPERIVTITGPTDAIFKAFAMIAYKFEEDIINSMSNSPATSKPPVTLRLVVPASQCGSLIGKGGSKIKEMRESTGAQVQVAGDMLPNSTERAVTISGAPEAIIQCVKQICVVMLESPPKGATIPYRPKPASTPVIFSGGQAYTIQGQYAIPHPDQLTKLHQLAMQQTPFNPLGQTTPAFPGLDASNQASTHELTIPNDLIGCIIGRQGTKINEIRQMSGAQIKIANAMEGSSERQITITGTPANISLAQYLINARFRDVAAMWNDPSSMTTS from the exons ATGGAACCACCCAAGGTGCAGCAGCCAGGCGAAGGAGGCCTCAACGTTACCCTCACCATCAGGCTTCTGATGCACGGCAAG GAGGTTGGAAGCATCATTGGAAAG AAAGGAGAGACAGTGAAGAAGATGCGTGAAGAG AGCGGTGCACGCATCAACATCTCTGAGGGAAACTGCCCAGAGAGGATAGTTACCATCACCGGACCCACAGATGCCATCTTCAAGGCCTTCGCCATGATCGCATACAAGTTTGAAGAG GATATAATCAACTCTATGAGCAACAGTCCAGCCACCAGCAAGCCCCCTGTCACTCTGCGTCTGGTGGTCCCAGCCAGCCAATGTGGCTCCCTCATAGGGAAAGGAGGCTCCAAGATCAAAGAAATGAGAGAG TCCACAGGTGCTCAGGTACAGGTCGCAGGGGACATGCTGCCCAACTCCACTGAACGAGCAGTCACCATCTCAGGAGCCCCGGAAGCCATTATCCAGTGTGTCAAGCAGATCTGTGTTGTCATGCTAGAG TCCCCACCGAAAGGTGCCACTATCCCCTACCGCCCCAAGCCTGCCTCCACCCCCGTCATTTTTTCAGGTGGCCAG GCTTACACCATTCAGGGACAATACGCCATCCCTCACCCTGAC CAGTTGACCAAGCTCCACCAGTTGGCTATGCAGCAAACCCCCTTTAATCCCCTTGGACAGACCACCCCTGCCTTCCCCG GTCTGGATGCCAGTAACCAGGCCAGTACTCATGAACTCACCATTCCCAATGAT CTAATAGGCTGCATAATCGGGCGCCAGGGAACCAAAATCAACGAGATCCGTCAGATGTCTGGGGCGCAGATCAAAATTGCTAACGCCATGGAAGGGTCATCGGAGCGCCAGATCACCATCACAGGAACCCCCGCCAACATCAGCCTGGCCCAGTACCTCATCAACGCAAG GTTCAGAGACGTGGCGGCCATGTGGAATGACCCATCCTCCATGACGACATCCTAA
- the LOC115179377 gene encoding poly(rC)-binding protein 3 isoform X19, whose amino-acid sequence MEPPKVQQPGEGGLNVTLTIRLLMHGKEVGSIIGKKGETVKKMREESGARINISEGNCPERIVTITGPTDAIFKAFAMIAYKFEEDIINSMSNSPATSKPPVTLRLVVPASQCGSLIGKGGSKIKEMRESTGAQVQVAGDMLPNSTERAVTISGAPEAIIQCVKQICVVMLESPPKGATIPYRPKPASTPVIFSGGQAYTIQGQYAIPHPDLTKLHQLAMQQTPFNPLGQTTPAFPGLDASNQASTHELTIPNDLIGCIIGRQGTKINEIRQMSGAQIKIANAMEGSSERQITITGTPANISLAQYLINARFRDVAAMWNDPSSMTTS is encoded by the exons ATGGAACCACCCAAGGTGCAGCAGCCAGGCGAAGGAGGCCTCAACGTTACCCTCACCATCAGGCTTCTGATGCACGGCAAG GAGGTTGGAAGCATCATTGGAAAG AAAGGAGAGACAGTGAAGAAGATGCGTGAAGAG AGCGGTGCACGCATCAACATCTCTGAGGGAAACTGCCCAGAGAGGATAGTTACCATCACCGGACCCACAGATGCCATCTTCAAGGCCTTCGCCATGATCGCATACAAGTTTGAAGAG GATATAATCAACTCTATGAGCAACAGTCCAGCCACCAGCAAGCCCCCTGTCACTCTGCGTCTGGTGGTCCCAGCCAGCCAATGTGGCTCCCTCATAGGGAAAGGAGGCTCCAAGATCAAAGAAATGAGAGAG TCCACAGGTGCTCAGGTACAGGTCGCAGGGGACATGCTGCCCAACTCCACTGAACGAGCAGTCACCATCTCAGGAGCCCCGGAAGCCATTATCCAGTGTGTCAAGCAGATCTGTGTTGTCATGCTAGAG TCCCCACCGAAAGGTGCCACTATCCCCTACCGCCCCAAGCCTGCCTCCACCCCCGTCATTTTTTCAGGTGGCCAG GCTTACACCATTCAGGGACAATACGCCATCCCTCACCCTGAC TTGACCAAGCTCCACCAGTTGGCTATGCAGCAAACCCCCTTTAATCCCCTTGGACAGACCACCCCTGCCTTCCCCG GTCTGGATGCCAGTAACCAGGCCAGTACTCATGAACTCACCATTCCCAATGAT CTAATAGGCTGCATAATCGGGCGCCAGGGAACCAAAATCAACGAGATCCGTCAGATGTCTGGGGCGCAGATCAAAATTGCTAACGCCATGGAAGGGTCATCGGAGCGCCAGATCACCATCACAGGAACCCCCGCCAACATCAGCCTGGCCCAGTACCTCATCAACGCAAG GTTCAGAGACGTGGCGGCCATGTGGAATGACCCATCCTCCATGACGACATCCTAA
- the LOC115179377 gene encoding poly(rC)-binding protein 3 isoform X14, translated as MEPPKVQQPGEGGLNVTLTIRLLMHGKEVGSIIGKKGETVKKMREEVSASGARINISEGNCPERIVTITGPTDAIFKAFAMIAYKFEEDIINSMSNSPATSKPPVTLRLVVPASQCGSLIGKGGSKIKEMRESTGAQVQVAGDMLPNSTERAVTISGAPEAIIQCVKQICVVMLESPPKGATIPYRPKPASTPVIFSGGQAYTIQGQYAIPHPDQLTKLHQLAMQQTPFNPLGQTTPAFPAGLDASNQASTHELTIPNDLIGCIIGRQGTKINEIRQMSGAQIKIANAMEGSSERQITITGTPANISLAQYLINARFRDVAAMWNDPSSMTTS; from the exons ATGGAACCACCCAAGGTGCAGCAGCCAGGCGAAGGAGGCCTCAACGTTACCCTCACCATCAGGCTTCTGATGCACGGCAAG GAGGTTGGAAGCATCATTGGAAAG AAAGGAGAGACAGTGAAGAAGATGCGTGAAGAGGTAAGTGCA AGCGGTGCACGCATCAACATCTCTGAGGGAAACTGCCCAGAGAGGATAGTTACCATCACCGGACCCACAGATGCCATCTTCAAGGCCTTCGCCATGATCGCATACAAGTTTGAAGAG GATATAATCAACTCTATGAGCAACAGTCCAGCCACCAGCAAGCCCCCTGTCACTCTGCGTCTGGTGGTCCCAGCCAGCCAATGTGGCTCCCTCATAGGGAAAGGAGGCTCCAAGATCAAAGAAATGAGAGAG TCCACAGGTGCTCAGGTACAGGTCGCAGGGGACATGCTGCCCAACTCCACTGAACGAGCAGTCACCATCTCAGGAGCCCCGGAAGCCATTATCCAGTGTGTCAAGCAGATCTGTGTTGTCATGCTAGAG TCCCCACCGAAAGGTGCCACTATCCCCTACCGCCCCAAGCCTGCCTCCACCCCCGTCATTTTTTCAGGTGGCCAG GCTTACACCATTCAGGGACAATACGCCATCCCTCACCCTGAC CAGTTGACCAAGCTCCACCAGTTGGCTATGCAGCAAACCCCCTTTAATCCCCTTGGACAGACCACCCCTGCCTTCCCCG CAGGTCTGGATGCCAGTAACCAGGCCAGTACTCATGAACTCACCATTCCCAATGAT CTAATAGGCTGCATAATCGGGCGCCAGGGAACCAAAATCAACGAGATCCGTCAGATGTCTGGGGCGCAGATCAAAATTGCTAACGCCATGGAAGGGTCATCGGAGCGCCAGATCACCATCACAGGAACCCCCGCCAACATCAGCCTGGCCCAGTACCTCATCAACGCAAG GTTCAGAGACGTGGCGGCCATGTGGAATGACCCATCCTCCATGACGACATCCTAA
- the LOC115179377 gene encoding poly(rC)-binding protein 3 isoform X15, producing the protein MEPPKVQQPGEGGLNVTLTIRLLMHGKEVGSIIGKKGETVKKMREEVSASGARINISEGNCPERIVTITGPTDAIFKAFAMIAYKFEEDIINSMSNSPATSKPPVTLRLVVPASQCGSLIGKGGSKIKEMRESTGAQVQVAGDMLPNSTERAVTISGAPEAIIQCVKQICVVMLESPPKGATIPYRPKPASTPVIFSGGQAYTIQGQYAIPHPDLTKLHQLAMQQTPFNPLGQTTPAFPAGLDASNQASTHELTIPNDLIGCIIGRQGTKINEIRQMSGAQIKIANAMEGSSERQITITGTPANISLAQYLINARFRDVAAMWNDPSSMTTS; encoded by the exons ATGGAACCACCCAAGGTGCAGCAGCCAGGCGAAGGAGGCCTCAACGTTACCCTCACCATCAGGCTTCTGATGCACGGCAAG GAGGTTGGAAGCATCATTGGAAAG AAAGGAGAGACAGTGAAGAAGATGCGTGAAGAGGTAAGTGCA AGCGGTGCACGCATCAACATCTCTGAGGGAAACTGCCCAGAGAGGATAGTTACCATCACCGGACCCACAGATGCCATCTTCAAGGCCTTCGCCATGATCGCATACAAGTTTGAAGAG GATATAATCAACTCTATGAGCAACAGTCCAGCCACCAGCAAGCCCCCTGTCACTCTGCGTCTGGTGGTCCCAGCCAGCCAATGTGGCTCCCTCATAGGGAAAGGAGGCTCCAAGATCAAAGAAATGAGAGAG TCCACAGGTGCTCAGGTACAGGTCGCAGGGGACATGCTGCCCAACTCCACTGAACGAGCAGTCACCATCTCAGGAGCCCCGGAAGCCATTATCCAGTGTGTCAAGCAGATCTGTGTTGTCATGCTAGAG TCCCCACCGAAAGGTGCCACTATCCCCTACCGCCCCAAGCCTGCCTCCACCCCCGTCATTTTTTCAGGTGGCCAG GCTTACACCATTCAGGGACAATACGCCATCCCTCACCCTGAC TTGACCAAGCTCCACCAGTTGGCTATGCAGCAAACCCCCTTTAATCCCCTTGGACAGACCACCCCTGCCTTCCCCG CAGGTCTGGATGCCAGTAACCAGGCCAGTACTCATGAACTCACCATTCCCAATGAT CTAATAGGCTGCATAATCGGGCGCCAGGGAACCAAAATCAACGAGATCCGTCAGATGTCTGGGGCGCAGATCAAAATTGCTAACGCCATGGAAGGGTCATCGGAGCGCCAGATCACCATCACAGGAACCCCCGCCAACATCAGCCTGGCCCAGTACCTCATCAACGCAAG GTTCAGAGACGTGGCGGCCATGTGGAATGACCCATCCTCCATGACGACATCCTAA
- the LOC115179377 gene encoding poly(rC)-binding protein 3 isoform X5, giving the protein MEPPKVQQPGEGGLNVTLTIRLLMHGKEVGSIIGKKGETVKKMREEVSASGARINISEGNCPERIVTITGPTDAIFKAFAMIAYKFEEDIINSMSNSPATSKPPVTLRLVVPASQCGSLIGKGGSKIKEMRESTGAQVQVAGDMLPNSTERAVTISGAPEAIIQCVKQICVVMLESPPKGATIPYRPKPASTPVIFSGGQVRADPLGASTANLSLLLQHQPLPAYTIQGQYAIPHPDLTKLHQLAMQQTPFNPLGQTTPAFPAGLDASNQASTHELTIPNDLIGCIIGRQGTKINEIRQMSGAQIKIANAMEGSSERQITITGTPANISLAQYLINARFRDVAAMWNDPSSMTTS; this is encoded by the exons ATGGAACCACCCAAGGTGCAGCAGCCAGGCGAAGGAGGCCTCAACGTTACCCTCACCATCAGGCTTCTGATGCACGGCAAG GAGGTTGGAAGCATCATTGGAAAG AAAGGAGAGACAGTGAAGAAGATGCGTGAAGAGGTAAGTGCA AGCGGTGCACGCATCAACATCTCTGAGGGAAACTGCCCAGAGAGGATAGTTACCATCACCGGACCCACAGATGCCATCTTCAAGGCCTTCGCCATGATCGCATACAAGTTTGAAGAG GATATAATCAACTCTATGAGCAACAGTCCAGCCACCAGCAAGCCCCCTGTCACTCTGCGTCTGGTGGTCCCAGCCAGCCAATGTGGCTCCCTCATAGGGAAAGGAGGCTCCAAGATCAAAGAAATGAGAGAG TCCACAGGTGCTCAGGTACAGGTCGCAGGGGACATGCTGCCCAACTCCACTGAACGAGCAGTCACCATCTCAGGAGCCCCGGAAGCCATTATCCAGTGTGTCAAGCAGATCTGTGTTGTCATGCTAGAG TCCCCACCGAAAGGTGCCACTATCCCCTACCGCCCCAAGCCTGCCTCCACCCCCGTCATTTTTTCAGGTGGCCAGGTAAGAGCCGACCCGCTGGGGGCCTCCACTGCCAACCTCAGCCTCTTACTGCAGCACCAGCCACTGCCT GCTTACACCATTCAGGGACAATACGCCATCCCTCACCCTGAC TTGACCAAGCTCCACCAGTTGGCTATGCAGCAAACCCCCTTTAATCCCCTTGGACAGACCACCCCTGCCTTCCCCG CAGGTCTGGATGCCAGTAACCAGGCCAGTACTCATGAACTCACCATTCCCAATGAT CTAATAGGCTGCATAATCGGGCGCCAGGGAACCAAAATCAACGAGATCCGTCAGATGTCTGGGGCGCAGATCAAAATTGCTAACGCCATGGAAGGGTCATCGGAGCGCCAGATCACCATCACAGGAACCCCCGCCAACATCAGCCTGGCCCAGTACCTCATCAACGCAAG GTTCAGAGACGTGGCGGCCATGTGGAATGACCCATCCTCCATGACGACATCCTAA